A window from Citrus sinensis cultivar Valencia sweet orange chromosome 5, DVS_A1.0, whole genome shotgun sequence encodes these proteins:
- the LOC102616856 gene encoding disease resistance protein At4g27190-like isoform X2, with protein sequence MAEIILTIVVEVVKCLAPPAYRQISYLRESKYMNNLQNLKIEVDDLKSERVRTEHQVDEAKRKGEEIEENVENWLATANNVIVEAVKFTDDEAIANKRCFKGLCPNLKTRRRLSKEVERQKEAVVKVREARRFDRISYCTAPEDIRLISNKDYEPFESRMFTLRNILSALEDPDVNMLGIYGMGGIGKTMLAEEIARKVKSDKLFDQVVFVEVSQNQDIRKIQGEIGDKLGLKFHEESESGRANRLFTRIKAEKKILIILDNIWENLDWRVVGIPHRDGHKGCKVLLTARSQDVLSGKMDSRPNFSIGVLNEEEAWSLFKKMAGDYIEDSEFQSIARDVAKECAGLPVSIVTIARALRNKRLFEWKDALEQLRRPSSTNFKDIQPTAYKAIELSYNKLEGEELKNIFLLIGYTAISSIDALLMCGMGLGLFQGVNKMEVARARVLTLVHKLKASCMLLDHISKKEEFFSMHDVVRDVAISIASREQNALTATNEQVDGFREWSDESAVKRYTSIVLHDVRTNVLPEVVECPQLKLLFISADKESSSLTIPNNFFKRMIQVRVINLTYMNLLSLPSTLGFLLNLRALSLCYCKLLDISVIGGLKKLEILCLRGSDIKQLPTEVGQLTWLTLLDLRECRKLEVIPPNFLSSLSHLEELYISCRSFQKWEVEVEGVKNASVEELKHLPNLTSLELDIHDVNTLPRGLFLEKLEKYRIRIGDWYWESTDIWRREFRLRLNNKICLKDWLIVQLQGIEDLELRELQEQDVNYFANELAKVGSSELKFLRIHGCSDALNPPAESKRQEESTNDMQSNEIILEDNVNISNTLFIEKVALPKLEKLELRSINIERIWQNQVAAMTCGIQNLTHLTFYNCMNLRCLFSSSTVSNSSFVRLQYIEIEKCHVLEELIVMDNQEEDRNNIVIFPRLQYLKMYDLEKLTSFSTGDVHMLEFPSLKELWISRCPGFMVKFKRTTNDLTKKVFPNLEELIVDAKYITTNKFLFSKDLLCKLKCLDVEFVDELTTILSLDDFLQRFHTLKVLQIEGYNYWLPKEKVENGVEVIIREAYNCYDMKYILKHESSSIMDNLVILRVSSCHHLINLVPSSTSFQNLTTLEISHCNGLKNVLTFLIAKTLVRLREMKIESCAMITEIVLADDDDDHDAAKDEVIAFSKLNELRLLNLESLRSFYSGYCALNFPSLERLLVDDCTNMEIFSRGELSTPMLHKVQLNMWDEACWAWKEGLNTTIEQVNLKKESFLKKRRGAPPSQQFLSFASAPNLNLQTSLEILPAMVAGVWSDDNNMQLEATTHIRKLLSNARSAPTEEVIPFGVVPRFVEFLMREDYPQLQFEAAWALKNIVSGTSEDTKVVIDHGAVPIFVKLLASPSDDIREQAVCALGNVAADSARCRDLVLSEEALIPLLTQLNKHAKLSMLRIATWTLSNFCAGKPKPIFDQVRPALPALAQLVHSNDKEVMTDACRALFYLSEGTNDEIQAVIEAGVCPRLVELLGHPSPSVLTRALQTVVNIAAGDDFQTQCIINCGALPYLLGLLIHNHKKSIKTDACWTISNITAGNSEHIQAVIDAGLIGPLVNLLQNAEFDIKNWAARAISNATFGGTHEQIKYLVREGCIKPLCDLLLCADPEIVTVFLKGLEKILKVGEAEKNMDIAIGDVNQYAQLVEEAEGLEKIENLRSHDNDEIHEKSVKILETYWCGRVAGPQPGNEGEDALGSNVITDG encoded by the exons ATGGCTGAAATCATTCTTACTATTGTTGTAGAAGTTGTAAAGTGCTTGGCTCCTCCCGCATATCGCCAAATTAGCTATTTGCGTGAGAGCAAGTACATGAACAACTTACAGAATCTCAAGATTGAAGTTGACGATCTGAAGTCTGAGAGGGTGCGTACAGAGCACCAGGTTGATGAGgctaaaagaaaaggagaagagATTGAAGAGAACGTTGAGAATTGGCTTGCAACGGCAAATAATGTCATTGTTGAGGCAGTTAAGTTTACAGATGATGAAGCCATTGCAAATAAGCGTTGTTTCAAGGGGTTATGTCCTAATTTGAAGACCCGCCGTCGACTTAGCAAGGAAGTAGAGAGGCAGAAGGAGGCTGTTGTCAAAGTCCGAGAAGCTCGAAGATTTGATAGAATTTCCTACTGTACTGCTCCAGAGGATATACGGCTTATCTCTAACAAAGATTACGAGCCCTTTGAATCAAGAATGTTCACTTTGAGGAATATACTCAGTGCACTAGAAGATCCCGATGTCAATATGCTTGGGATTTATGGGATGGGCGGCATCGGAAAGACGATGCTGGCGGAAGAAATTGCTAGGAAAGTCAAGAGCGACAAACTCTTTGATCAGGTGGTTTTTGTTGAGGTGTCCCAGAATCAAGACATACGAAAGATTCAAGGAGAAATCGGAGATAAACTTGGCCTGAAGTTTCATGAGGAGAGTGAATCAGGAAGGGCGAACAGATTATTTACACGTATAAAAGCAGAGAAGAAGATCCTGATAATTCTAGACAACATTTGGGAAAATCTTGATTGGCGGGTTGTCGGAATTCCACATCGAGATGGTCATAAAGGTTGTAAAGTACTGTTGACGGCCAGAAGTCAAGATGTATTGTCTGGGAAGATGGATTCTCGACCAAATTTCTCAATTGGTGTTCTAAACGAAGAAGAAGCTTGGAGTCTATTCAAGAAGATGGCAGGTGATTATATTGAAGATAGTGAATTCCAATCGATAGCAAGGGATGTGGCAAAGGAATGTGCAGGTTTGCCTGTTTCCATTGTGACGATAGCGAGGGCATTAAGGAACAAGAGATTATTTGAATGGAAGGATGCGTTGGAACAACTAAGAAGGCCATCCTCAACGAATTTCAAAGACATACAGCCAACTGCATATAAAGCAATAGAGTTGAGTTACAACAAATTAGAAGGGGAGGAGCTCAAGAACATCTTTTTGCTAATAGGATATACAGCCATATCATCCATTGATGCCTTGTTAATGTGTGGTATGGGATTGGGTTTatttcaaggtgtcaataagaTGGAAGTAGCACGAGCTCGAGTACTGACATTGGTGCACAAACTCAAAGCTTCTTGCATGTTGCTAGACCATATAAGCAAGAAGGAAGAGTTCTTTTCCATGCATGATGTCGTCCGCGATGTTGCCATATCAATTGCATCTAGAGAGCAAAATGCGTTGACGGCGACAAATGAGCAGGTTGATGGTTTCAGGGAATGGTCAGACGAAAGTGCAGTAAAGCGTTACACTTCGATCGTCTTACATGATGTCAGGACTAATGTGCTTCCAGAAGTAGTGGAATGtcctcaactcaaacttcttTTTATAAGTGCGGATAAGGAATCTTCATCATTAACCAttccaaacaattttttcaaGAGGATGATACAGGTCAGAGTTATAAACTTGACTTACATGAATCTACTGTCACTGCCTTCAACACTTGGTTTTCTGTTAAACCTTCGAGCACTGAGTTTGTGTTATTGCAAATTGCTAGATATAAGTGTTATAGGAGGCTTGAAGAAACTAGAAATCCTTTGTTTAAGAGGCTCTGACATTAAGCAGCTGCCAACAGAAGTAGGTCAATTGACTTGGCTAACCTTGCTTGATTTGAGAGAATGTAGGAAACTAGAAGTTATCccaccaaattttttatcaagttTATCCCATTTAGAAGAACTATACATAAGTTGTAGAAGCTTTCAAAAATGGGAGGTGGAGGTGGAAGGGGTTAAGAATGCTAGCGTTGAGGAGTTGAAGCATTTGCCTAACTTGACCTCTTTAGAATTAGACATCCATGATGTCAACACTCTGCCCAGAGGCTTGTTCTTGGAGAAGCTGGAAAAGTACAGAATACGTATTGGAGATTGGTATTGGGAGAGCACCGACATTTGGCGTAGAGAATTCAGACTCAGGCTGAACAACAAGATTTGCTTGAAGGATTGGCTGATCGTGCAACTGCAGGGAATTGAAGACCTTGAATTACGTGAATTGCAAGAGCAAGATGTCAATTATTTTGCTAATGAATTAGCCAAAGTGGGTTCTTCAGAACTCAAGTTTCTCAGGATCCATGGTTGCAGCGACGCCCTCAATCCGCCGGCAGAGTCAAAG AGACAGGAGGAATCAACAAATGATATGCAGTCGaatgaaatcattttggaGGACAATGTTAATATTTCTAATACACTTTTCATTGAGAAG GTTGCGTTACCAAAGTTGGAGAAGTTGGAGTTGCGTTCAATAAATATTGAGAGAATTTGGCAAAACCAAGTTGCAGCCATGACTTGTGGTATTCAGAATTTAACGCACTTGACCTTTTACAACTGTATGAATTTAAGATGTCTATTTTCATCTTCTACGGTTAGCAATAGCAGCTTTGTTCGACTTCAATACATTGAGATAGAAAAATGTCATGTCTTGGAAGAGTTAATAGTCATggacaaccaagaagaagataggaataatattgtaatatttcCTCGGTTACAATATCTAAAGATGTATGATCTTGAAAAACTCACAAGCTTCAGCACAGGAGATGTACATATGCTTGAATTTCCATCCTTGAAAGAATTATGGATATCTCGATGTCCTGGATTCATGGTGAAATTTAAAAGAACTACTAATGACTTGACAAAAAAG GTGTTCCCCAATTTGGAAGAGTTGATAGTGGATGCAAAGTATAtaacaacaaataaatttctattttcaaaaGACTTGCTCTGCAAACTTAAATGCCTTGATGTTGAGTTTGTTGATGAGTTGACTACTATTTTATCACTTGATGATTTCCTCCAGAGATTTCACACCCTGAAAGTTCTCCAAATAGAGGGATATAATTATTGGTTGCCAAAAGAAAAGGTTGAAAATGGGGTGGAGGTAATTATAAGAGAAGCTTACAACTGTTATGACATGAAGTACATCTTGAAACATGAGTCCTCCTCTATTATGGACAATTTGGTTATTCTACGTGTGTCGTCGTGTCACCATTTGATCAATCTAGTGCCATCCTCGACATCCTTTCAGAATCTTACAACTTTGGAGATATCACATTGCAACGGATTGAAAAACGTATTAACATTCTTAATTGCAAAGACTCTGGTGCGACTCAGAGAAATGAAGATAGAATCATGTGCTATGATAACAGAAATAGTACTGGCAGATGATGACGATGATCATGATGCAGCGAAAGATGAGGTTATTGCTTTCAGCAAATTGAACGAGTTGAggcttttaaatttagaaagtCTGAGAAGCTTCTACTCTGGATATTGTGCCTTGAATTTTCCATCTTTGGAAAGATTACTGGTGGATGATTGCACCAATATGGAAATTTTCTCTAGAGGAGAATTAAGCACACCCATGTTACACAAAGTGCAGCTGAATATGTGGGATGAAGCATGTTGGGCTTGGAAGGAGGGCTTAAATACAACCATAGAACAGGTAAATCTTAAAAAGGAAAGCTTCCTCAAGAAGCGTCGTGGAGCTCCTCCATCCCAACAATTTCTTTCCTTCGCTTCTGCCCCCAATCTCAATCTCCAAACTAGCTTGGAAATTTTGCCCGCGATGGTTGCTGGCGTTTGGTCAGATGACAACAACATGCAGCTGGAAGCAACTACTCATATCCGAAAACTGCTTTCAAATGCGAGGAGTGCACCAACTGAGGAAGTCATACCATTTGGCGTTGTCCCGCGCTTTGTTGAGTTTCTTATGAGGGAAGACTATCCGCAACTTCAGTTTGAGGCTGCTTGGGCTCTTAAAAACATTGTTTCTGGAACTTCGGAGGACACGAAGGTGGTGATTGACCACGGTGCTGTTCCAATATTTGTGAAACTACTTGCTTCTCCAAGTGATGATATCCGGGAGCAGGCTGTTTGCGCATTGGGAAATGTTGCTGCTGACTCAGCTAGATGCCGTGATCTTGTGCTTAGTGAAGAAGCTCTAATTCCATTGCTAACACAGTTAAATAAGCATGCAAAGCTTTCAATGCTACGCATAGCCACATGGACGTTGTCTAATTTCTGCGCGGGCAAGCCAAAGCCAATATTTGATCAGGTGAGACCAGCGCTTCCCGCGCTTGCGCAACTTGTTCATTCAAATGATAAAGAGGTCATGACCGATGCCTGCCGGGCACTCTTCTATCTCTCTGAGGGTACGAATGACGAAATTCAAGCTGTGATTGAGGCAGGTGTCTGTCCACGACTTGTTGAGCTCCTTGGTCATCCATCACCCTCAGTGCTTACTCGTGCCCTGCAGACTGTTGTAAATATTGCGGCGGGAGATGATTTCCAGACTCAGTGTATAATTAACTGTGGTGCACTGCCGTACCTTTTGGGCCTGTTGATCCATAATCATAAAAAGAGCATTAAGACGGATGCATGCTGGActatttcaaatattacaGCTGGAAACAGTGAACATATTCAGGCGGTAATTGATGCTGGCTTAATTGGTCCCCTTGTCAATCTGCTTCAAAATGCTGAATTTGATATAAAGAACTGGGCTGCACGGGCAATTTCGAATGCCACCTTTGGTGGCACTCATGAGCAAATCAAATACCTCGTGAGAGAGGGGTGTATTAAACCGTTGTGTGATCTCCTTCTATGCGCTGATCCAGAGATCGTTACTGTTTTCTTAAAAGGAttagagaaaattttgaaggtCGGGGAAGCTGAAAAGAATATGGACATAGCCATTGGAGATGTTAATCAATATGCCCAGTTGGTTGAAGAGGCTGAGGGATTagaaaagatagaaaatctGCGAAGTCATGACAACGACGAGATCCATGAGAAGTCAGTAAAGATTCTCGAGACATACTGGTGTGGCCGTGTGGCTGGTCCTCAGCCAGGGAATGAGGGGGAAGATGCACTGGGCAGTAATGTGATAACCGATG GTTGA
- the LOC127902363 gene encoding protein ALP1-like, which translates to MAQERFQHSGETISRWFGIVLDAVCHMAIDFLKPSDPQFKEIPKKIRNDDRYWPYFKDCIGAIDGTHIPVIVPTSKQIPYIGRKGIPTQNVMAACDFNMCFTFAWAGWEGTAHDTRIFLEALRRENLHFPHPPTGKYYLVDAGYPHMTGYLGPYKGERYHLPDFRRGSQPRGKKEIFNHAHSSLRCTIERTFGVWKNRWKILRQMPSFPFSKQVKIVIASMVLHNFIRRYADNDQEFQPFDNDDELLPTSESENQREENNEEQSTSSFNVRDMDQEREQIATLLMFR; encoded by the exons ATGGCTCAAGAAAGATTTCAACATTCAGGTGAAACTATATCGAGGTGGTTTGGAATAGTGTTAGATGCTGTTTGTCATATGGcaattgattttttgaaaCCATCTGACCCacaatttaaagaaattcccaaaaaaattaggaatGATGATCGATATTGGCCATATTTTAAAGATTGTATTGGGGCAATTGATGGGACACATATACCAGTCATAGTGCCTACATCGAAGCAAATACCGTATATTGGAAGAAAAGGGATTCCTACCCAAAATGTGATGGCCGCATGTGATTTTAATATGTGTTTTACATTTGCATGGGCTGGATGGGAAGGCACTGCCCATGATACTCGTATATTTTTAGAGGCCTTACGCAGAGAGAATTTGCACTTTCCTCATCCACCTACAG GTAAGTATTACCTAGTTGATGCTGGATATCCTCACATGACAGGTTATTTAGGTCCTTATAAAGGTGAACGATATCATCTTCCAGATTTTCGACGTGGAAGTCAACcaagaggaaaaaaagaaatatttaatcatGCCCACTCTTCTTTGAGATGCACAATTGAGAGGACTTTTGGTGTTTGGAAAAATAGATGGAAAATTTTGCGACAAATGCCTAGTTTCCCTTTTAGTAAGCAAGTGAAAATTGTGATTGCTTCAATGGTTCTTCACAATTTTATAAGAAGATATGCAGATAATGACCAAGAGTTTCAACCTTTCGATAATGATGACGAATTGCTTCCAACAAGTGAAAGTGAGAATCAAAGGGAAGAGAACAATGAAGAACAAAGTACAAGTTCATTCAATGTACGTGACATGGACCAAGAACGTGAACAAATTGCGACACTTCTCATGTTCCGTTaa